aaaacatttcgtttatttttctttcggtccgcggttctataacaccattcagttgtgccaaaaattaacagacagaagcaacgggcataatctagcctaaattcatggcattttttttttttttttttttttttaatcagagggcccccattggctgagggcccctgtgcacgtgcacacttggcacaagccatgatccgtccctgctcaagacagtataggctacttatcaaagtatgatgtgatcatgcttgtaataataatatataatacaaaatactttctatagttattttttgtaaggtgTTACTCAGTTAAGTGAGGTGAAACCTGACTGACCTGAAGAGAACACTGACCTGAAGAGAACACTGACTAGACTTGCACAATGATCCTCTCTTGAGCCATCTCTGACTGGACGTGAAAGTTGCAGAATACCATGGTAGATTACCAAAACAGATTACAGATTAGGAAATGTCACACCCGCCCTTCCTCTCCTGTAGCATTTGATAATTTGATCAGTGCTCTTTTTAAGTTGAACTAGGGTAGTGCTTAGCTACTACAAACTACTGTTAACTTATGTGATCATTCAATAATCAAACAATTATCAAACAATATTCAAACCTAAACAATTGCACCCTAGACtaagccagtgtttcccatgggtgggtcgcaggagattttatttgggtcgccagcacagaaacatttctgtggggcgcctgccatggacctcgcagttgcaaaatgcaagggacatgaatcagcctatttgcacgaacattaacggacaccagctcttcaacttcaccgattaaaatctagtcaactaaagcagacatctGTACCGGACATTGCAATTCAATTTGCGTCATAGGCTGTAGATAGTTTCGATTGTAGAtgcactctttaaagttaatagcaacctCATCACATTCCTTATTATTTCGTATTTAAAACACTCAACAGTGTTATTAGGTAGGCtccaatttaaatggacattttaaacgaTATTATTTCCTCTCGTTTTCCACCTTGCAAACTCTACTAGGCAGTAAGGCGCATTATCTTTTGACTATCGCGCAAAAGCCATTGTTCTGATATGtattcatttcacattcttacCACATAGCTTGTCACAACATCAATACATAGCGGCCTACAAACAAACGTTTTAACTCCAGAGGGAAATGCGGATTCAACTTTCCGAATAAAGAAACCTccacaaataggctacaatgacaAAGGCTACATGTTTACAGGGATTGACGGtggatccatttgtctgcaacaTCTCTCTTTAGAAATAAAGGAACAGCTTACTATGCTGAAGAGTGACGACAACTGCGTAGCATGCAAGAATATCCCCAAGAAATGttttgagaacctgtggcctaaaacaatattggtggttgcatgcaagttgcatgttagatctgaagtgaaatgggtcgcgatggtctgtcatttttaaaaagtgggtccccagaaaaaaagtttgggaaacactgctataGAGTCAAGGACCCTGAGAATATTAGAGCTAAATTGAGTAAGATGGTCTTCCTGCACACATGGTGTCATAGCTACATAGCTATAGCTTCCACAAAAAGAGTGCTGCTATtctcattcatttatttgtgGTAATTTGATGGTTATACATATAAAAAGATATAAAAAGAGGgaatttatgttttatttcatacagtatatgcagacatcccaagtctcccggaaatTCCGGAAGTCTCCCacatagcggctccctgacgcccgcaaattagataaaatctcccggaatctagagcgagCAATCAAGAGCGCGCATGTGAGACCAAGACTTCAAATCGCGTGTCCGCgagtgtagcgcgcacacgacagggggtagagagagtagtggtgcgtgtgtgcctgagcgcatccaagacagagagcgtCTTGATTGGCCTCAGGGACGTCGTTCTATTTTGTTGTCctattctctgttgaattgctcacggAATACTTATCTCACATAAATCACAATAACATTAGGGCTAGGTGCTgtgataaacggttcgcgaCAAAATTAACGTTGGACGGGACCTATGAAATTTCATAATATTTCCATTCTGCACAGTGCGCTCCATATCCACCCATTACTCTCGATGGTATACTGTAGATTATCTCACGTCACTCAATACAGGGCAAACCATATAAGAatataaacagcagaccttacctgACACGACAATATGAAGCTTTCGTACAGTAAGCGTTCccgagtctttattgtcctatacggatattctttttcacacacatcatgacAGCACATTTCTACAACTTTGAGCTGAAATTCTAATGTTATAGCCAAAAATAATGAACTTGGTTTCCATATCAAAGAATCAAAAGTTGATCATGACATGCACTGATCAACTTCTCGAATTTCCCCTATCTATCTAACTGTGCTTTGGATAGATATTATCATCATGCTTCAGGTGACATGAATGTAACAATCATGAGACACAAAGTATTTTTCCTTGACATATAGGCTGACATAAGTAGGCTATGATCACATCACTTCGCAGATATGGGTAGCCATACTgtcttttacattacattacattacattacatttggctgacgcttttttagccaaagcgactaacaacatggtaaacagtttaagttttagagcaattctcaacaattttaggacaatttaaaaacattagagtacagtaagaataagtgcatcagtgagtgctgtttttaacagttacttgtcagttttagacggctggtgagtgctaggatcagtaagacttgttgtaagtgttgctatgagaggagatgttgtctaaagagctgggtcttcaggagttttttgaaaatggagaaggatgtccctgcccttgtaggaactggcagtgtgttccaccaacgaggaacaacagatgagaaaagtttggattggcttgagcgtgcggtggtagagctaggcgtcgatTAGATCTGAGGAGCGctggtctggaggtagcgtatgtctgtatgagggcattcaagtaggtgagagcagaaccggagactactttgtaggcaagcgttagagccttgaatttgatgcgggccgccataggtagccagtgtagctggatgagcagcggggtaacatgtgcccttttgggttggttgtagaccaggctaaatccgcgttctggatcatctgaagtggtttcactgcgcaggctgggagacctgtcaggagggcattgcagtagtcgagtcgtgagatgactattgcctgaaccagaagttgggtagcatcttgagtcaagtaagtcctgattttccgtatgttgtagagtgcgaaacggcatgaactgagccctgggggacccctgtggtgagatggtgaggtgcagatagctgaccaagccatgatacgttaaacaaGCGTcatgtgaggtaggattcaaaccaggagagagattcccatgttagcgagtatagagagaaggatgctgtgattaaccgtgtcaaaggcagcagccgataagtcaagcagactTATCAACTAGCCATCTGGTATAGGCCTAAATAATATACTTATATTAGGCTCATAAtaaatgacacttgttaaactcaccctcaacatgtcttttgcaatcatttaacccaccATGGGCAATGCACTTGTCTTTTGCACTGATAAAAGCACACTTTCCATTGTTAAAATCCAGTGCTAAGGTTATGACGTCAGCTGTGGTAGCACTATATCAGTCCATTTCTATCGGTTTCTATGGACAGTACCTATGACTTTATATGCAGCTGATTAGCAAAATAGGCCTAGAgccatttacttcaggagcttcaagAACCATtatttcgcttgctgctactcagccagtgaaatctgtgaattctgataaagtcgagtcagtgagtaaagtagcctactatggggaagagacctgaaaatagcctaggcctcaaaTGACTAATTTATATGATTAAAAAGGATCATAGCTTAACTGTTAGGCTACTCAGAAATTGTATACCATTGTAGGTTATTGCAGCCTAATTAGCATACATTTTCaagccaaacatctctggtgtggttttgacaatcagaaaagcaatatactgaaatagtttaatgatgttaaatcaagtgcgcttctatgggtctggtgtgtttgcgtgcagtttttattgatgagtcgaAGTGGCgctgcgcatagttgcagtggcatgtggctgcccagggcattctaaaacttctcgctgttaggcctactcatacacGGCGCTGAAATGGCGTAGGCCTATTTAGAtgtctaaattcgaatcatatCATGCTAGGGGAGAAATCGttggacatccattattttgtgATTTAGCACCCCTGGACAAAAATTATGTTCCCGCGCctggagtggggccacttttcagcccgggagtttcaggcccaagaccagcCCACTTTTTCCATGGTGGTGGAAATTAGATAAATTAAGCAACAGTTCAgttcttactatcctgtagtttttattagtacagTACCATGGTttaacaaatgtgtaaaggtcaACGGAAACAACTGTCCGTTAATTTTCGtgctgattcatgtcccttgcattttgcaactgcgagcaggcgccccacagaaatgtttcattttgcaagTGAGATGCACGCTGTCCCCTctgcgacgtgttcgcccccaGTTGCAGAGCTATTCTAGGGCCGTGACTGTGGTAAACAAACTATATCCTATATCATTGCTATTTCTCTTACCAGTTGCCAGTGTCTGTCTTTAAAAaaatctggaagcttggcacatttggcaaCAACAGTTTGGTGTGAAGTGAATAGGCTACTGTCTAAATTGCATGGTCAAAAAGTCTTGGcaccagacatcccaacctgcaaaaagtcatttcagggaggtatccctaaactttagcctacttagatactgaaatacagatGATTGTGTTtcttcaataatgtctagtcagtacaagTCCTGAAATgagcaaggagaggagaggggacgagaaacaatcagatggatatctaagttaacgataagtaggcctaagttattttcaaatcatcgattgctcaaagaggagaaagctagacagcgagaacagagctttatataacgatacgggggcaataccaccCAAAACTGTaactcccacctcacccgcaaggcgaccacaattgtgagtgatgcaagtcaccccgcttacaatttgtttgatctactgccctctgggaagaggtacagaagcctgcgctcccgcaccaccagactcaccaaaagcttcatacaccaggctgttaggatgctgaactctctcccccctccaccctcagctacataacatcctggacttttggacccacaatgactgccttgcactactccacttgcactactccacttgtacacttgcacactttgcaacttgttgttgttgtcctgttgtcctgaaaacacttctgaacacacttctgctgctcttacatactgtaacttgcaccactatgccacttgcatacttaggtcaaacagaactacctcagccatttatatAGATGccaactaaatatggatgtgacagttttgcgcggaatatGTAGAACCTCTTCTacatattctgagacaggcgatttttaaaagcgccaatttgaagcacctctactagacaaagatatattttgagcaagcatagggtaggctaggcccattcaagagtgaactgagaccacagaatattttacgatttaagaaggcaatatgattaaTCCACCACAATCGagttaagcctacatgcattcactgcccaacgacgtgatgttcctgggtttccaggatttcggttaacaattaaacttgctgattaatgggttcaaggaaccagttgttgaatatccatccttgtctcagctcaaaatgttattttaagttGGCCTAAAATAACTCTTGGCCCCCTGGCCTACAGTATCACCTAGTTATTGCCATGCATCAGTTTATACAGGGTGCACTTTTCAGTGTATGCTTCATTCTTCCTCATCCAAACATAATGCTGCTATAAGCATGAACAAAACAGAATGCTGAACCAAAACCACATGAATGACTGACAACAGGTTTGGCAGTTAAATCTATGGAGCAACGAAACAAAAGTAGAATTGCAATGGGCTTGATCAGGTGCAGTTAGCCAAAAGGATTGCAACagtacctcatttttgaaaatcgggcACACAGATGAAAAGTTACCTGCATTAATGAAACATCCAACAAGCCAAAATGCATAAATTATtcagttgctatgctggttgctagggtaatcatgctggttgctagggtcacATTATAGTGGTTGTTGCTAGGGCGTTGCTAGGGTACcaatggtggttgctatgctaaataacagttgctatgctggttgctatggtggttgctagggtcacattatagtggtggttgacagtatgacttgtttatgacacgttcatgacgatactgtcaagtaaagagTAACCGTTCAGTGTTACTAGTGTGTAGTGTTACTAATTTGTAGGTTTAGTGTTACTATGATCCACCTATGGTGGGAATATAGCATaccagtaatttcctgtgtaatAACCAAAGATTATTGATGTTGCAAAATGTCCTCACCTACTGTATGAGGTTAATGAACATGGATGGGTTATACAATATAAGcatttgtcttttttatttgCATAAAACACAGCCATGCGGTttatacactctaaaaaatactgggttattttctcaacccaaacgTTGGGTTGAGCTGTCAGGGCATtttgtggggttgttttgactcatgctgggttattttctgttgggttgatagtttagaacagcgcccctcctctctcccacccgacgtggagtacactacccagcacctgggtgactttaacacagctgcatagttatttgagaaTTCGAAAAAACATCGTTATTCTTCCAACCGTCCAGTCCACCAGCTGTCAGCATGCAatggaaatcaggcgatttcGTAAGGTATGTATCTTtaacttttttaaaatgttttatccagacggattttaaaagtccacCCAGAGATGTAGAAGCTACCCTTCAtgatatgaatggatattctgcctgccaatttcgttcagcccaaagagtatagaagtactaacttacaattactgtttgtgttaaatatacacaaagacagactcctaaaaacatagttctttgttcactgggtatgaactgctgacAGAAACAAAACGAACTTTTACAACAAACTAAAATGAGCATACCAAGCTGGTTAACATTAGCAGACCATATAGCTAGCATCaatgctaattaaatatgcttcgtggtggttgtagcctagactatggTTGCAGCTAACATCAGCTAATATTAGCCAACACAGTTGAAGTAATGTTAGTCTCTTCACAAGCCACACGTACAGTAATAATAATGGCAAACAACATcttattaattcattcagggtagcttcatattatagccatgtaacttaaCTTTACTGGGTGTTTTTGGTTGTAGCAAagaagacgggctctggttgtaGCATCAGACAGtcatttagctaacgttacccgGTAACGTTAGCATCTAGAACTAGAAGCTACAATTATAACAACTCcataggtggtcatggtttccgagtgtgttgcgctaatattttgtcttctggtggatttttaatgtttgtcaacatcattccATGATAATGGTTCATGGAAATCTTGATATAAAGTTCTGTAAATAACAGTGATTaatgcactcttttttttctttgattcaCAGGTGTGATCCCCAAAACGGACGGTGGAATCTGCCTGCCTTCATGGAAGTATCACAAGCTTTTTCTAAAAATTCAAAAAAttgttcaaaaaataaaatgcaaaataaataaatgtcgaactgttttatttcattgcatggctattgTTGCCCATCGGATGgattttaaaacattatattgtaacattaatgatttgcaaacatttatttgaatTATTATCAATTAATATGATTGGATTAAGGAGAAAAATAAGATACTTAGAATAACCCATAAATTAGGTCAGCATAACCCAGAaatgacagtgaaaataatataaatcctGGGTTCTATAAGATAGCCTACCCAACAATTATGTAGGTTTAACCTAACAGTGTTGTTAATGATAACCCAATGTTTGTTAGACTATCAACCCAACTCATTGGGTTGACCGAACAACCCAATTTTCGGGGCTAATATAACTCAGTGCTGGGCTCGACCACTATTTACCCAGTGattgggttgaaattgggtTGTTTTTAACCCAATGTTTTTTAGAGTGTACAGTACATTATTGTACTATATCAAATTAAGACACATTTCCCAAATTATATTGGTATTTTTTTAACACTAGCAAAGTTTtactgtttttaaatgtttgatgattgtaatgttaatgtttgaTGATTGTAATGTTGTAAATTATCATGGATATATAAGTAATACTCCAGACAcacctttgtgtatgtgtgtgtctgagcatatatgtctgtgtgtttgtacactatgtgtactgtatgcgtgCATGCAATCCGGTACATTGTACACTTTCAAGCTGCAGTTTGCTCATATTTGCAACTGATTTAGTTAGACAACGTTTTTAGCTATGTCATGTGATGGGAAAACTGTTTCTTCACCAGGTTTATTAGAccacaacactgcacacacacacacacacacatctaattgCTACACTGGGACAGTGACCTCATCTTCATTGTAATAGTCTTAAGTGAGTATGTGGTCCCTTTCCAGGTGTCCCAGCTGACGTACACCGGCCCATGAGGAGAACCCGAGTCCGGTATGTAGAGCCCGTTGGGGTTGGCGTCATGGCAGTTTGCATACCAAAAGCCGCCCATGAAGGAGCTGGCACAGTTCTTGTCCCAAGTGTCCTGGTCTTTGTCGAAGGTGGTGAACTTCATGCCATTGTGATTCTTCAGTGCATCACCTGAGAAGAGAGCTTTCATGAGTTTTTTTTGCCATTTACACTGCATGTAGGTTTTTTGACTAGCCTGACGTAGCCTTACTCAATTCTATTCAGAATTTGTGTCTGATACTGCACCACCAGAACGTGATTATGGGGCGTACGTGTTCTAACCAGTACAGGGGAAAAAATGCTTTGCTACACAATTGGACAGATCTAACCAAAACGAGCGAAGAACCCTAAATCCTGTAGGGAGAACAGCCAAAACATCCTTCTTCTCAACAAATGCCTGAATTGCTGTTTTCTCTtagttttttaaagttattgcgctGCCAATATATTATTCAACAGGCAATAACTAGGCACccttgctcatctgtccatcatcataTGCCCACCCAGACGATTTGATTGGTCAACTAGTTTTCATACGGGCATAGAGGCTTCTCAATGGAACTACAGTGCCTTCATAAACTCGGAGGACCCGAATTAAAAAATCCTGACCTCCAAAAAAATAGCTCATGAGAATAGTTCAGAAAACAAATACAGGAAATGTACAAGTTATTAGAACTGCTTACTATTGTTGAGCAAGAAGTAAAATGTCTCGGGTGAGTGTTTCTACCCTTTAATGCATAACCTGGGTCAGTTTTcagtagggttgggtatcgtttgggttttatccgataccggtgctaaatcgatacttttaaaacggtgccggtgccgaagcggtgcctgaaccggtattttgtttttaaaatgttttaaattaaaatggtctaaagcatgaattgctttttttattattgataagacaaatttgaacatgaaattgaactgttatattcaatttactatcaatatctcattgctcctacgaataatacatttaaatgttaaaacagcttgccatgcatgcatacacaatgGTAGGCTAAAGCTCTGCTTTCTAGTTTATCAAGTGTAgtcggtttgccataaggtatgttaaaaccgctttccataaaactgccaggtcatggacaatggcatttgcaagcaagctaatctaacagggactctactttccagttaattcagtgagtttccaaatgcttcaagaaatgtcatgtcttaacccataacacgcgatagttttgaacatgttaggctacatgtcggtgttgaagtgttcaGATTCCCAGCactagcctagtaggcattttaacagcaactatggctatgcgctaacaccagtcagctgagtttaattagcgataacatacggagatggtttcctctttgacagctcagtgacatcaggtatgtaacctacatatttatgtttttgccagctaacttttaacatgatcttcaaattcattgtgatgctatatgggcctcatgcacatgaaagattaatatcatgccattatgttgtttaaaaCAGTCcccggtccccaaccaccgggccgcgggacattcctaaccgggccgtagcctacgacatgagtttaaaaaaaaatgcatgcaaactaaactaaatttaattcgcaataatgtcacgctTTTTACATGTCATAGGCCTATAttcagttgtttgattgcacgatgtttgcattttgcaaggtctattttctacgcctgtctgtcccgccttcaacacttttacatattgccttcagcgctgcgcagcctcaggtcagctcacttcacttgatcagttcttcgTGAACGgtatgtcacacgaagttagctaaactgctagaatgagcaacaaaaaacaagcatctttagcaggtcactggccagagtgtttgagttgagagagagccgtgagagatttcttacagaaaaaaaagctgcacattttagtgatgaggactgggtgtcaaaactcgcttacctgtgtgacatattcggattgcttaatgacctcaaccggtcactccaggggagaatgacgactgtctttaaactggcagataaagtcgctgcatttaaagcctagcttgatttgtggggacgacgagtggaccagggtgtatttgatatgttccaaacagtagtggggttttttggagagactgaggcagggccctttctttCGCAGcaggtgcgcgatcaccttgttgcgctttcaaatgagtttgagcgttacttcccatcctccaaagatccacggcaaaccaatgagtgggtccgcaacccatttgtcaatatcccaaatagtcctaacttgtcagcgcaggaggaagcagttgatcgaaattgcaaatgacggtggtcttaagagtgtctataaggaaacctctctggcgggtttttggatcaataacaaagcagaatatcccgagatagccgtagtGCTGCTTGAAGACGTTGTTACCATTTCCCACcccgaggccgggttttcggcaatgactgcaactaagaccaaattgtgcaatcgactggacatttcaaacacactgagggtgtcattgtcttccatcattccataagcagggctcccactgattatattcgtaatgcacgtttagttcccatgttttgttcccatattttgttaagcatgttcacacgtaggctatagatgtagcttcaagttgttcaatattcatagttcatattgttcaattttcacttcttcaagttcacgtttttcacatgtttaagagatcgttaccttcactgttcatacataactggagctagttatttttttcaagtaatgcatgcataacacatatggaacatggaacatggaacccctaaccccccccccgaaccattcacctcgcttaatccaaggggcgtgcagagaattgtctttcaaactgcctaggcatgcaataggccagcgcttatTTAACCATATCCGTgatccgggtcggcaaaacggcaaatacatccttcttcgaaaggaatgacttaagtgcattgtgttgctcaactttcaaagaaaagcacaagtccaactcctccaaagttgacgccaacgccgattcaaacaaccgttcttcgttcgccatagccaccttccttgttgttcaccgtcgcaggactgtcgttatcctgttaagcccgccttaagactctctaacaaaatagagcgctgtgattggatgaagtccacggcgtcagccaatagaaatccctatggtttgatactagacgtacaggctgagcaaattaatttgccgccgctagggtgcgtctagatttctaggctaagttAATTTTGCAGTTATTCAGTAAAAGTCTTTTTGATTACTTCAAATAATTACAAAGCTATTTCTAAATCAAGACATATGTCAAAAGTGACCCCTGTGTGCACTTTTGATTAGAAGCAAAAACAAGATATATTAAAACAATTACTTTGATAAAAGTATTAGGTTGTAAGTATGAACGCATGGGCCATCTCT
This window of the Alosa alosa isolate M-15738 ecotype Scorff River chromosome 7, AALO_Geno_1.1, whole genome shotgun sequence genome carries:
- the LOC125298275 gene encoding microfibril-associated glycoprotein 4-like; amino-acid sequence: MHPASSSYKSLDNIVLLTMRKRNELRVDMEDWTGGKAYANYASISVDPEQLGYTLHLGAFTTGDAGDALKNHNGMKFTTFDKDQDTWDKNCASSFMGGFWYANCHDANPNGLYIPDSGSPHGPVYVSWDTWKGTTYSLKTITMKMRSLSQCSN